Genomic segment of Macellibacteroides fermentans:
TATTTTCATTGACTGTATATTTTTTAAGGGCAGTCACATTATTATTATATGTAGAGTCATTTAAATACCACATATGATAACCTATGTAATGGCTATCATCAATCGGACATATTTCAACATAATAATGTAATTCAGGATTATACTGAAAACGGTTCTTTGCAACTAGTTTTTTTGAGTGCAGTGTTGAATTCAAATCAACCGTTATATATGAGTAAGCGCCATCATCTTTCAGATAAAATACAGAGTCGTTACTGTTTGGCACATAGCAGTAACAGGTGTTAAATTCTCCCGGTCCATTCCCTTTAGATGCAAACTGAGTCACGATCTTCCGGCTATCAAGAGAAAATAGTTCGATCAAATGATCACAATGAGGCTGATTCTGTACAATAATAATACTATCATGCATCAAATAAAATGCTGCAGGATCATTTAATGTAGAATCATCCAGCGTAATTAATTCAGGGTTACTTAGTATTACCTGTTCTTTAAAATCATCCCGGGTAAAGTTAACAATGTTCTTTTCTGCTTTTTTCGAGCTGCATCCTCCTAAATTCAGCAGAAGAAAAAGTCCAATAATCCAAATATTCATTATTCTTTTCATATTTATAGGTATTTCATTGTATTCTATTCATTCACAAATGTATGATTCGTATGCAAAGTTTCTTAATTAATATGGTGATATTTTAATGACATTCATTGTTTTACACCAATGACAACTGTTAGCTGGATACTTCCTTGTAAAAGGATACCTCATTTTGGGTGCTAATTGAATTAGACGAAGGTAGTTTTTCATAATATAAGGGCTATGTGTTCTTTCATAATTTATACGATATAGTTATTTGACAAATCTAATTTATTTAATCAACTTATCAAACAAAACACACTAAAAATACCTGACATATTATTTTTTTTAAGAATATATCAGGTATTTTTTGTTTTTATCTTCTTAAGGTAAGATGTAGATGATGCTCTTGGCAACTCCCAATCTTTTTATTTTAGAGGCCTCGGTAAGAGTTTTAAGGTCTTTGATTGCCGCATAACGGGTACAGCCGTTAAGAGAAATGCACTGGGTGGAAGTTATACTGGTCTCCTTAGCCAGGAAATCGAGAATTCTTTGTTGCCGTTGCTGCGGAGTTAATGGGTTTTCGTTTCCGGAAGGCTCTCTTTTCATGGTCATTGAGACGAATTTCTGCTTAAGTTCGTTTGCACACCGGAAGTTTACCTTCTTGAAACGGACAGATGCCGAGCGTATTTTTCTATCTCCGGTAAGCTGTTTCGGGCAGGATACTGAAATGGAAAAATGGCCTATCTTATCCAGATTTACGATATTTCCCTCTTTAAGGTGTACACTGATCATGTAGGAAAGATTGTCGAGCACGCTTATAACATCGCCGGTGGAAACGGACGACATGGTGGCCAGTTCGCGGGCAATCTGTTCGGTCTGAATGGTTCTTCCGGGCACAATCCGCGCATGAAACGTTTCTTGCTCACTCTTGTTCCCTTTGGGCGGATTTTTGAATAGGTTATACTTTGCTGCCATAGTTATAAATTATTACGTTTAGTTTATGTTTAAATTTCATTGGTTAAGTGAACAAATCGTCCTACAATTGTCAAAATGCATTTCGACAATTGTCATAATGCATTACCACATATATCAAAATAGATTTCGACATATGTCAAACGATTCGTACACTTAATGCAAATATAATTAATCCTATTGATTTACAACCAGTTTACCCTATAAAAAGCACTATTATTGTAAATAAAAATTATGGTTTACGTTGCGGGCGAATTTTGATTAATGACAGATGACAGATAGATGATAGATGCAAAAAGGCATCTGTCAGCTTGTATCATCTTGTTTTACAGAGAAGTAGACCCTAAAAATGATAGATAACAGATAGTTTTTAAAAATTCAGAACCTAATGGCAGAGTATTTGGTTTTAAATTATATATTGCACTTTCAATCAATCAAATACGATCCTATGAAACGAAGAGAATTTATTCATGCCGCTGCATTAGGTAGTTTGGCACTCAGCATTCCGCAGGTAAGGGCTTTCGGATCTACCTGGAGCAACAATTTCGAGCTACCTAAACGGGTTTTAGGCAGAACGGGCGAGCGGGTTTCGTCCATTGCTTTCGGGGGTATTATGTTGAATGATCATTCGCCTGAATTTGCCAAAGAAATTGTTTCAAAGGCAATAGAGTTGGGGGTTACCTATTTTGATGTGGCACCCAGTTACGGTAATGCCGAAGCAAAGTTGGGTCCGGCCCTCAAACCATACAGAAAGAATTGCTTCCTGGCTTGCAAAACACACGAAAGAGGCAGTGAGGGTGCGGAGAAAACATTGAACCAGTCGCTTACCTATCTTGAGACAGATTACTTCGACCTGTTTCAGCTACATGCCATCACTACGCGTGATGATGTGGAGAAGGCTTTTGCTCCGGGCGGAGCCATGGAGGTGATTGAGAAGGCAAAACGGGATGGCAAGATACGTTATGTAGGTTTCTCGGCTCATTCGGTTGAAGCGGCTTTGCTTGCCATGGAGAAATATGATTTCGACACAGCTATGTTTCCCTTGAATTTCGCATGCTGGAACGCAGGCGATTTCGGTCCGCAGATTTATGAAAAAGCATTGTCGCGCAACATGGGTGTTATCGCACTGAAGGCTATGGCGCTTACGGCCAACAAACCCGGACAGGAAAAGTACGACAAAAATGTATGGTACCAGCCGGTAACCGACGAAGAGACCATGAAGCTGGCCTTGAAATTCACTCTTTCGAAGGAGATTGCTACAGCCATTCCTCCCGGAAAATCGACATTGTTTCTAAAAGCCATCGAATTTATGAAAGACTATAAACCCATTACGCCACTTGAGTCTGAACAGCTGATGGCACTGGCTGCTCAAACGCCTCCATTATTTGCCAACAAATAGGGTTAAACCCTCAATAAAGTGGCAGCTTTTATGTTAAAAACAGATTAAATTTCTATTTTTGACCACATTTTTTAGGATTATTTCACTATAAAACACAGATAAGATTACATTTGGAACAGTATTTGCAATGTTTGGAACTAGATTCTTTATGAAATTAGTTCTTACTTTGTGAATCGAAAAGTAAAAATAAGAATACAACCAAACAATAGGTAGTTTTATGAGCAAAGAAAAAAGAAGATTATTTACGGCATCCGTTTCGGTAGCCGCAGTATTGTTTTTGTGTTTATCACTCAATTCTTGCGGGAAGCAAGACCAGCAAAGAGGTCAGCAAATAAAAGAACTGGCTGTAATAACTCTATCGGGTGCGGATGTTGAACTTAGCAGTTCGTATCCGGCTGTAATTAAAGGAAAACAAGACATTGAAATCCGTCCGCAGGTATCGGGCTTTATTACCCGGCTGGCTGTAGATGAAGGTTCTGTCGTTAAAAAGGGACAGACCTTATTTATTATCGATCCTGTTCAGTACGAAGAGGCTGCCAATGCAGCCCGGGCAACGGTACAAGTGGCCAAGGCCAATGTTGCAACCGCCGAGCTTACTGCACAGAATAAGCGCGAACTGGCTAAGAACAATATTATCGGTGCTTACGAATTGCAGATGGCAGAGAATTCGCTGTTGTCCAGCAAAGCTGTATTGGCTCAGGCTAACGCCCAGCTTATCAGTGCCGAGAAGAATTTGTCGTATACCCGCGTATCCAGTCCGTCGGACGGTGTTGTGGGAAGTATTCCTTTCCGTGTAGGTAGTCTGGTTAGCCCAAGCATTGCCACTCCTCTTACCACGGTATCGGATATTTCGGAGATGTATGCCTATTTTTCGATGACCGAGCGTCAGTTGCTTGGCTATACCTCGACCGGTACTTCTTCTAAAGATATTCTGAATACGATGCCTGCTGTTAAGCTTAAACTGATTGACGGAAGCATATATGCCGATAGCGGAAAGGTTGAAACCATGAGTGGTGTGATTGATCAGGCAACCGGATCGGTAAGCATCCGTGCCAGATTCCCAAACAAGAACCATATCCTTCGAAGCGGCGGTACCGGAACTGTAGTGATTCCGGCAAAGATGGCCAACTGCATCGTTGTTCCGCAGAAGGCTACTTTCGAGATTCAGGACAAACGTTTTGTTTATGTGGTGGACGAACAGTCTACTGTTAAAAGTACTCCTATTGAAATATTCACTTTGGATGATGGTAAGAACTTCGTTGTTACTTCGGGTCTGAAGGCCGGCGATAAGATTGTTGTAGAAGGCATCTCTTCGCTTAAAGATGGTATGCAGATCAAAGCGGTAACTCCGGAGCAGGCTGCCGCAAAAAATACCGGAGCTAATAGTCCTGCCCAGGGAGCTTCGAAATAAGGAAGTGAATACTAAAACAGAAAAATATGAAGTTAGATAGATTTATTAATCGCCCCGTACTCTCGACGGTTATCTCCATTTTTATCGTCATCCTGGGTATACTGGGGCTTGGGTCGCTGCCTGTTGAGCAGTACCCGGATATTGCCCCTCCTACTATTTCGGTAAGTACCTCTTATACGGGTGCAAATGCCCAGACTGTAATGAATAGTGTTATCACTCCTCTGGAGGAGTCGATCAACGGGGTGGAGAACATGATGTATATGACATCTTCTGCATCCAACGACGGGATGGCACAGATTCAGATTTATTTCAAGCAGGGAACCGACCCCGATATGGCGGCGGTAAACGTGCAGAATCGTGTATCGAAGGCTTTGGGTCTGCTGCCTGCCGAGGTTACCAAGGTGGGTGTTATTACGGCCAAACGGCAGACCAGTATGTTGATGGTGCTTTCGTTAAACAGTCCGGATAACAAATACGACCAGACGTTTATTCAGAATTATGCCAGCATCAATGTTATCCCGCAGATTATGCGTGTACCCGGTGTAGGGGATGCCATGTCTCCGGGTGCTCGTACGTACACAATGCGTATCTGGCTGAAACCGGAGGTTATGGCGCAGTATAAGCTGATGCCTAATGATATAACGGCGGTTTTGGCCGAACAGAATATCGAGGCGGCGCCCGGACAGTTTGGTGAGAACGGCGGTCAGTCGTTTCAGTATATTATGAAGACTAAAGGTAGATTACAGCAAACAGAAGAGTTTGAGAATATTGTGGTGAAAGCTACAACCGACGGACAAGTTCTCAGACTGAAGGATGTTGCCCGTATCGAACTGGGTGCCCAATCGTATACAGTGAACACCTACACCAACGGTCATCCGGCTACTGTTATGATTATCTTCCAGACTCCGGGTTCGAACGCTACGGAAATTATCGGTAATATTAAAAGTCTTATAAAGGATACCGAAAAGGAGATGCCGGAAGGGTTGAAGTTTGATGTTCAGATGGACACAAGCGACTTCCTGTACGCTTCTATAAACAAGGTATTGAGTACGTTGCTTGAGGCCTTTATCCTGGTGGTGCTGGTTGTATACATTTTCCTTCAGGACTTCCGTTCTACGCTTATTCCAACCATTGCAATCCCGGTTTCGCTGATCGGCACCTTCTTTATGTTGTACCTGTTTGGGTTTAGTGTGAACTTGCTTACACTGAGTGCCCTCGTGCTGGCCATTGCGATTGTGGTCGATGATGCGATAGTCGTCGTCGAGGCGGTGCATGCCAAGCTGGACCAGGGCTATAAGTCGGGTAAACAGGCTTCGCTGGATGCGATGAGTGAGATATCGGGTGCTATCCTTTCTATTTCGCTTGTGATGATGGCCGTATTTATCCCTGTAAGCTTTATGAGCGGAACATCCGGGGTATTCTATCGCCAGTTTGGTATAACCATGGCTGTGGCTATCGGCTTCTCTGCCTTGAATGCCTTGACGCTGAGTCCGGCTTTGTGTGCGATTTTCCTGAGTCCGAAACATGGCGAGGGTGAAAACGGCAAGCGTAAAAGCTTTATTGATCGTTTCCATATTGCGTTCAATACTTCGTATGATATGCTTCTGGGTAAATACAAAGGTGGTATCACCCGGATTATCAATCACCGCTGGCTTTCGATGGGTCTGGTTGTGGTAAGTATTGTTGCGCTTGTATTTTTTATGAAAACAACTCCTTCCGGAATGGTTCCGAATGAGGATACGGGTACATTTATGATGGCTGTAAACATGGCTCCGGGTACATCACTCGAACGTACCGAGGCTGCCATGGCCGAGGTGAATGAAATTTTGAAGGCTAATCCCCTGATCGATATCAGTACCCAGATTAGCGGATACGGACTTTTATCCGGTAGCGGTAGTTCGTATGGTACCTATTTCTGCCGACTCAAAAACTGGGACGAGCGTAAAGGTAAAGGACAGGATGTTAACAGCGTTATCGGTATGTTGTACCAGCAAACGGCCAAGGTTAAGGATGCCCAGATATTTATATTCGCTCCGCCTATGATTACGGGTTATGGTGCAACCAGTGGTTTTGAAATGCACCTGGAAGATAAAACCGGGGGCGACCTGAATCAATTCTTCGGCTTCACGCAGGAGTTTATGGGTAAACTGATGCAGCGTCCGGAGGTGGCGGTTGTACAAACTTCGTTCAATCCAACCTTCCCTCAGTACCTGGTTGATGTGGATGCTGCCAAATGTAAGCAGGCGGGCATCAGTCCGAGCACGGTGTTAACCACGCTTCAGGGATATTACGGTGGTATGTATGTGTCTAACTTCAACCGGTTTGGTAAATTGTATCGTGTATACATCCAGGCTGATCCGCAAGACCGTATTAACCCGGAATCGCTCAACAAGATATTTGTTCGTAACGGAGCCGAGATGGCGCCTATCTCTCAGTTTATGACGCTTACCAAAGTGTACGGACCTCAGGTTATCAACCGTTTCAATATGTACACATCCATTGGTCTGAATGGTGCCGCGGCTCCGGGATATACATCCGGACAGGCTATCAAGGCTATTGAAGAGGTGGCTGCCGAAACTTTGCCGGTTGGTTACAGCTACGAATTTTCGGGGATGACCCGCGAAGAGCATAGCACGGGTAGCGGAACTACGGCCATTGTGTTTGCATTGTGTCTTATATTCGTTTACCTGTTGCTGAGTGCCCAGTACGAAAGTTATATTTTGCCTTTAGTTGTTATTTTATCCATTCCGTTCGGTCTGGCAGGCAGCTTTGTTTTTGCTCAGCTGTTTGGATTGGAAAACAACATTTATATGCAGATTGCCTTGATCATGTTGATTGGTCTTCTGGCCAAGAATGCTATCCTTATTACGGAGTTCGCACTGCAGAGAAGGAAATCGGGTATGAGTATCAAGTGGTCGGCCGTATTAGGTGCCACCGCCCGTTTACGTCCTATTCTGATGACTTCGCTGGCCATGATTATCGGTCTGCTTCCGCTGATGTTCGCTTCGGGTGTTGGTGCAAACAGTAACAAAACGCTGGGGGCAGGTGCTGTAGGCGGTATGCTTATCGGTGTGATATTCCAGATATTTGTGGTACCGGGATTGTTTGTGGTATTTGAATACCTGCAGGAAAAGATCAAACCGATCGAGAAAACGGGTATGGATGTAGAAGAGGTTGTACCCGAATTGGCACAGTATAGTAATATTGATAAAGAATAACAGCATGAAAATACAAATCATAGGATGGATGTGTGCAACGGCTCTGCTGAGCAGTTGCCACATCTACAAATCATACGAACGGCCCGAAGTACAAACCGCCGGGGTGTATCGCGATACGGTAAGTGTAAACGATACCCTGGTTTCTGATACGGCCAACTTTGGAAACCTTCCCTGGAAGGAGGTTTTCCGCGATGCCAGACTTCAGGCACTGATTGAACAGGGACTGGCAGAGAATATAAGTATGCAGACGGCTTTACTGCGTGTTGAACAGGCTAAGGCCGGATTGCTTGCGGCCCGCCTGGCCTTTGCTCCGTCGCTGGCTCTTACACCCAATGCGTCTGTAAATAGTTTTGACGGCAGTAAGGCGATTCAGACTTATTCGTTGCCTGCCAGTGCCAGTTGGGAGATTGACTTGTTTGGTAATTTGATGAATGGCGCGAAAGGGGCTAAAGCCGGGTTGCTTGAAACAGATGCATACCGCCAGGCGGTGCAGACACAGGTCATAGCCAACATAGCCAACAGCTATTATACCTTGCTGATGCTTGACAAGCAGCTCGAAATTACAGAGAAGACAGCTGCTAGCTGGGGCGAGCAGGTAAGGGCTATGAAGGCGTTGAAGAATCTGGGTATGACCAACGAAGCTACCGTGGCTCAAAGTGAGGCTTATTACTATCAGGTACAGGCTTCGCTGCCGGAGATTCACCGTCAGATCCGCGAAACGGAAAATGCCCTTTCGCTGTTGCTGGGACAGACTCCGCAACGTATAGACCGTGCTACGCTGGAGGAACAGGAAATGCCGGATACCTTTTCGGCGGGTGTTCCTTTGCAGCTGTTATCGAACCGCCCGGATGTAAGGCAGGCCGAAATGGCTTTGGCCAGTGCCTATTACGCAACCAACCAGGCTCGTTCTGCCTTTTATCCAAAGATTACCTTGAGCGGATCGGCGGGGTGGACCAACAGTGCGGGTGGTATGATCGTAAATCCGGCCAAGTTCCTGGCTTCGGCTGTAGGTTCGCTTACACAACCGCTGTTTGCCAAGGGTCAGAATATTGCCCGTCTTAAAATATCCAAAGCTCAGCAGGAAGAGGCCCGTCTCGCTTTCGAACACAGCATCCTGAATGCCGGTACGGAGGTGAGCAACGCGTTGTTCAAGTACAAAGCGGCAGGCGAAAAGCGTACACAGCGCGAGATGCAGATCCAATCGTTACGTAGCGCGGTAGATAAAACCAAGCAGCTTATGCAGCTTAGTTCTTCCAACTACCTGGAAGTGCTTACGGCACAGCAATCGTTGCTGAGCGCAGAACTTACGGGTGTTAAGGATAGTTTTGATCAGATCCAGTCTGTTGTGAGCCTGTATCAGGCGCTTGGCGGTGGCAGAGGCGAAAGTAATTTTAAATAATCAGGATATGAATAATACAATTAGTCCACTGGCATTTGTCAGCCCCGATGCAAAACTAGGCGAGGGTGTTACCATTCATCCTTTTGCTTACGTTGATAAAGATGTTGTAATTGGAAACAATTGCACCATCATGCCTTATGCCAGTGTGTTAAGTGGTACCCGGATGGGAAATGGCAATCAGATTTATCAGGGAGCTGTGCTAGGTGCCACTCCTCAGGATTTTACCTTTCATGGGGATGAATCATTTCTCGAAATAGGTAACGACAATGTTTTCCGCGAAGGGGTATTGGTAAGCCGGTCGTCGCATGCGGGAGGAAAAACCGTAATCGGAAACAAGAACTTCCTGATGGAAGGAGTGCATGTTTGTCACGACAGCCGTATTGCCGATCATTGTGTAATAGGGATCAAGACCTTGGTTTCCGGCAACTCCATCATCGACTCGCACGCTATTCTGAGTTCGATGGTAATCATGTTCCAGGATACACACGTTGGAGAATGGAGTATGGTTCGCGGTGGAGCCCGTTTTAAAAAGGATGTTCCTCCTTTTGTTGTAACCACTGCCAATCCCACCTCCTATTATGGTGTAAACGTGAAGGTGCTTGAATACAATAAATTTCCCGAAAAGGTTATAAAGCACATAGCCCATGCTTACGAAATTATTTACCATGCAAAGGTAAGTGTTACGGATGCATTGATTAGAGTGGAAGAAGAGGTGCCGATGAGTGATGAGATCCGTTCGTTGGTTAAATTTATCAGAAGCTCGGGAAAAGGTATCGTCTGATGTTTCTGAGTTTCTAAATGCAACTTCAGGCAAGAAGGTCCGGGCTGGTTTCAGCTCCGGACCTTTTTTATGTCCGCTTCCCTGCCGGACATCTTGTTTTAGTTTTGGACTACTTATGAATGCTTTTCTACATGCGGGATGCTTCCAGCATGGATCCGAATTTGGAAAGATCGTCTACAATTACATCGGGTTTCAGTTCGGACTTCTCGGCATCTTCCAGGGTGCTCTCTCCCGAAAGTACCAAAACACCTAATGTTCTGGCTTCGTACGCCATACGGATATCGGTATAGATACGGTCGCCCACCATGGCAACCTCCCAGGGGTTAAGGCGATGCTTTTGCAATATACCTTCCAGCATTCTGGGATCCGGCTTCCCGATTACCATATCGGGTTTGCGACCGGTTGCCTCTTCCAGACAAGAACATATTGCACCGCAGTCCACCAGAATATTGGGAGTGTCGGTGGGACAAACTTTGTCGGGGTTGGTTGCCAGATAGGGAATCTGCTTGGATATCCACCAGGCAGTCCTGCACAGACGGGAATATACAAGGGATTTGTCGAAACCCACAACAACCGCATCGGGCTTATCCTCTGCACTGTCTGCCGTCAACTCGAAGCCTGCCGCCTCGAATTCGTCCATCATACTGGGTGTTCCCAATATAAACAGCCGTTTTATCTCCGGATAGTTGTTTTGCAGGTACTGAATGGTTGCCACTGCCGTTGTATACATTTCGTCTCTTTTAACCGGAATTCCCATCGCCTCGAGATGCAACAGATAATCTGTTATGCTTTTAGACGGATTGTTGGTCAGGAAAGAATAGCCGATACCCAATTTATCCAGTTTCTCTAAAAACGAGATGGTAAAGGGAAACAGCGTGCTTCCGTTATAGATAGTTCCATCCATATCCAGTGCTACGTGTTTGATGTTTTTTAAACGCTCGTGCAACTGGATGAATGAATTGATCTTCATTTTATGTATGTATCTGTTTATTGTAAATTCCATTGTTCTAAGTTATTTAGTTCCATATCCATCTGCTTTCGCATTCCTCGTGTTCGGCCTCCTCTTTGGTAAGACCTTCGGGAACCAGTGCCGGCAGGCCTACCGACTGCGGGGTATCTCTCATAGTAAACCACACACCTACCGCACCCAGCAGTGCGATAATGGAAGGTACGAAAAAGCACCACCTCCAACCCAGCGAGACCACATACCCGCATACGATTACAACCAACCCGGCCCCGATGGAGTGAGAGGTATTCCATACAGACATTTTGGTTGCCAGTTCTCTGGGCGGCACCCAATGGGTAAGCATCCTGGCACAGGGAGGAAATCCCATTCCCTGAAACCAGCCGTTCAGCATCCACACGATACCGAATACCAATACTGCCGAGCTGAAGCCAAATACCACGTTACAAATGGCAGATAGCACAAGTCCCGTTACCATAAAATAGCGTGCGTTCACCCTGTCGCCTATAAATCCATTGATAAATTTGGACAGACCGTATATTAATCCGTGCAGGGTTAGAAACAATCCCAGCTCGGTTTTCGTAATACCCAGGTCTGCTTGCATGGCAGGCATGGCTATGCTAAGGTTTTTACGTACAAAATAAAAAAGAGCATATCCGATCATCGTTGCTATGATGGTACGTGTTTGCCAATATTTAAAACGTTGTGATGTAGCTTGGTCCATGTGATTTAAATGATAATAAAGTTTGTTATTTGTCTGTCTCGTCTAAGGTTATATATGTTTTTTCATGCTGCCGGTTACTTTATTTCCCAGATTCCGTCTGCTCCGAAAAGCTGATCCAGCCAGGTATCCAGGTATCCTGTACGAACCGCCAGGTCGAGAACTGTGTACCTGCGGCGGATGTATTGAGCCCGGATAAAGGCTTCGCGTAATCGTGAACGCGAAAGCCCGATCTGTTCCGGTTCTACGGGTGCTCCCACCCGTTCGAGTCGCCGTCTCAGTTCGGATAACGGGAGAAGCTGACTGCGAAGGCGGCTCCTGGTTTCTGCCCAATTGCTTTTCAACAACTGGAGCTGCTCCCTCAGTTCATCGGCCGGAATATACTTCGCTCCGGTTTCCTGAACTCCGATAAGCGGGAAGTCGGTTCCTTCGAAAAGCTTCAGGGCACGGGCATCCGACTCGTCTCTGTCCGGCCAAAGCCGGCAGGCTTTTTCAACATCCAGCTCACTTAGATCGGTCTGCAGCACCTGTTCGTAGAAAGCGGTTAGGGCTATCGTTCCTATGCTGACCTGAAATCCATGGGATACATGTTCGCCGTGATTGAGGAAATGTTCCATATTCCACAGGTGGCTGAACTGATGTTCTGCTCCGGAAGCCGGTCTGCTGGATTGGGTGGCCTGCATGGCAAAACCGCCAAGCATCAATCCTTCAATCAGTTTGCCGATAGCCTGTTCGCTCCCTGCCGCAATCCCTTCCGGATCCGACAAAGCACCGGGCAGTCCGTCTTGCACAACCGACCAGGCCCTTTTGTCTATCGCCTCCACCTGTAAGGCATCGGCCAGAGCCTTTTCTATGTTTGCATTCATCGCCTTACTTTGCTTGTGCTTTTAAAGCGTCGTTGACTTCTGTTGGGATATCCGATTCGATAATGTCCGGATGTGTGGCAATCTCCATCAGATATTTGCTGTGCCGGTCGGCAGCAGATGCCAGCTTATCGTGTGTAGGTGCCACCGAGATCATACACCTTACGCCGTGACTATGCAGTAGGTCCACTATCTTCCTGTTTTCGTCGTTGATGGATGGTCCCACATAGGCAATCATATTTTTCCATGGCACACCCGAAATAGCGATATCTTCGTATTCTTTCCAGTTTCGGGCGAAGACAGACAATAAGATTTCAGGGAAACGATCGTAGTAGTATCTTGCCTGTGCTCCGGTATGGACCGTCAGCATCACATAGTCGGCTGCATCGAGCTTACGGATTAAGTCGGCAATCTGTTCCATCGGAACATCTTTTTTATCCAGGTTAACGATGGTTTTGCCTTTGCTCCATAAGATAACCTCCTCCAGCGTAGGTATTTTATATGGAGTTACGTTGCCTTCGCTGTCTTTCAGCCGTATATGCTGTAATTCATTCCAGGTATAATCGACCAGCTTTCCTTTACCGGAAGTGGTACGATCTAAGGTAGCATCGTGCATGAGGACAATCACACTGTCTTTTGTAAGACGGGGGTCGATTTCGAATATGGCAGTCATCCGGCCTATTATGTTCTTAAATCCTTCTTGACTGTTTTCAGGGTAACCCTTCTCCCGTCCGCCCCGGTGACCGCTTACGATGATTGATCCGTCGGCCTTATATGCTATGTATTCGCTGATCGATGCGTGGTTCCGAAAAGGCGATGAAATCTTCGCATCGGACTGAGCAGTTACATTCAAAGAGGTTAACAATAAACCGGCACACATCAGTCTAAGGAAAACATTTTGCCGTTTTTTTTCATTCATATTATTCTAGATATTACTTTAAGATTACTCAATTCTACATAAAAGACAAATTCAATTGTAAAATGTCGTGAAGATAAACTTTTTCTACAAGATATAACCTTTGGCTAAAGAACGGAATTCAGTAATTTGTTCTTCTTCCCAGTTTCGATCCTTACACAGCTCCTTTGCCATAATGGATGCAACCATCGGGGCTACTTCAGCTGCCACCCGGGCATCCAGAAACAGCAGACGCACCCTCCGGGCAAGTACATCTTCCACGGTCTGCGCCATCTCTTCCCTTACAGCCCATACTACATGTGCCACAGTAAAGGTATAGTCTTTATGCAGCAACTGGGCATACTCCTTGTTTTCCTGTTTTAGCAGGTTTATTTTCTTTGCATCCGAACCGTA
This window contains:
- a CDS encoding efflux RND transporter permease subunit; translation: MKLDRFINRPVLSTVISIFIVILGILGLGSLPVEQYPDIAPPTISVSTSYTGANAQTVMNSVITPLEESINGVENMMYMTSSASNDGMAQIQIYFKQGTDPDMAAVNVQNRVSKALGLLPAEVTKVGVITAKRQTSMLMVLSLNSPDNKYDQTFIQNYASINVIPQIMRVPGVGDAMSPGARTYTMRIWLKPEVMAQYKLMPNDITAVLAEQNIEAAPGQFGENGGQSFQYIMKTKGRLQQTEEFENIVVKATTDGQVLRLKDVARIELGAQSYTVNTYTNGHPATVMIIFQTPGSNATEIIGNIKSLIKDTEKEMPEGLKFDVQMDTSDFLYASINKVLSTLLEAFILVVLVVYIFLQDFRSTLIPTIAIPVSLIGTFFMLYLFGFSVNLLTLSALVLAIAIVVDDAIVVVEAVHAKLDQGYKSGKQASLDAMSEISGAILSISLVMMAVFIPVSFMSGTSGVFYRQFGITMAVAIGFSALNALTLSPALCAIFLSPKHGEGENGKRKSFIDRFHIAFNTSYDMLLGKYKGGITRIINHRWLSMGLVVVSIVALVFFMKTTPSGMVPNEDTGTFMMAVNMAPGTSLERTEAAMAEVNEILKANPLIDISTQISGYGLLSGSGSSYGTYFCRLKNWDERKGKGQDVNSVIGMLYQQTAKVKDAQIFIFAPPMITGYGATSGFEMHLEDKTGGDLNQFFGFTQEFMGKLMQRPEVAVVQTSFNPTFPQYLVDVDAAKCKQAGISPSTVLTTLQGYYGGMYVSNFNRFGKLYRVYIQADPQDRINPESLNKIFVRNGAEMAPISQFMTLTKVYGPQVINRFNMYTSIGLNGAAAPGYTSGQAIKAIEEVAAETLPVGYSYEFSGMTREEHSTGSGTTAIVFALCLIFVYLLLSAQYESYILPLVVILSIPFGLAGSFVFAQLFGLENNIYMQIALIMLIGLLAKNAILITEFALQRRKSGMSIKWSAVLGATARLRPILMTSLAMIIGLLPLMFASGVGANSNKTLGAGAVGGMLIGVIFQIFVVPGLFVVFEYLQEKIKPIEKTGMDVEEVVPELAQYSNIDKE
- a CDS encoding TolC family protein, producing MKIQIIGWMCATALLSSCHIYKSYERPEVQTAGVYRDTVSVNDTLVSDTANFGNLPWKEVFRDARLQALIEQGLAENISMQTALLRVEQAKAGLLAARLAFAPSLALTPNASVNSFDGSKAIQTYSLPASASWEIDLFGNLMNGAKGAKAGLLETDAYRQAVQTQVIANIANSYYTLLMLDKQLEITEKTAASWGEQVRAMKALKNLGMTNEATVAQSEAYYYQVQASLPEIHRQIRETENALSLLLGQTPQRIDRATLEEQEMPDTFSAGVPLQLLSNRPDVRQAEMALASAYYATNQARSAFYPKITLSGSAGWTNSAGGMIVNPAKFLASAVGSLTQPLFAKGQNIARLKISKAQQEEARLAFEHSILNAGTEVSNALFKYKAAGEKRTQREMQIQSLRSAVDKTKQLMQLSSSNYLEVLTAQQSLLSAELTGVKDSFDQIQSVVSLYQALGGGRGESNFK
- a CDS encoding HAD-IIA family hydrolase; translation: MKINSFIQLHERLKNIKHVALDMDGTIYNGSTLFPFTISFLEKLDKLGIGYSFLTNNPSKSITDYLLHLEAMGIPVKRDEMYTTAVATIQYLQNNYPEIKRLFILGTPSMMDEFEAAGFELTADSAEDKPDAVVVGFDKSLVYSRLCRTAWWISKQIPYLATNPDKVCPTDTPNILVDCGAICSCLEEATGRKPDMVIGKPDPRMLEGILQKHRLNPWEVAMVGDRIYTDIRMAYEARTLGVLVLSGESTLEDAEKSELKPDVIVDDLSKFGSMLEASRM
- the lpxA gene encoding acyl-ACP--UDP-N-acetylglucosamine O-acyltransferase, whose protein sequence is MNNTISPLAFVSPDAKLGEGVTIHPFAYVDKDVVIGNNCTIMPYASVLSGTRMGNGNQIYQGAVLGATPQDFTFHGDESFLEIGNDNVFREGVLVSRSSHAGGKTVIGNKNFLMEGVHVCHDSRIADHCVIGIKTLVSGNSIIDSHAILSSMVIMFQDTHVGEWSMVRGGARFKKDVPPFVVTTANPTSYYGVNVKVLEYNKFPEKVIKHIAHAYEIIYHAKVSVTDALIRVEEEVPMSDEIRSLVKFIRSSGKGIV